The Rhodococcus sp. ABRD24 genome contains the following window.
CTCGGCCGACTGGGCCTGGAGTCGGCAATCTGGAGTCGGCAATCGGAAACCGGAGCGACGTCGGGTTGCGGCGAGGTCGTGGTCGAGGCGGGAACATCGGCCCGTAGTCTGGGACCCGTGCGCGTACTCGTGATCGGCTCCGGAGCCCGTGAACATGCCCTCCTGCTGGCCCTCGCCCGTGACCCGGGTGTGGACACGCTGATGTGTGCCCCCGGCAACGCCGGAATCGCCCGCATCGCCGAGACTCACCCCGTCGACGTCGCCTCCGGCGATGCAGTCACCGAACTCGCGAAAACGCTGTTGGCCGATCTGGTGGTGATCGGCCCCGAGGTGCCGCTGGTTCTCGGTGTCGCCGACGCCGTTCGCGCAGCCGGCATCGCGTGCTTCGGCCCGTCCGCTGACGCCGCCCGCATCGAGGGTTCCAAGGCGTTCGCGAAGGATGTCATGGCCGCCGCTGGTGTCCGCACCGCGCACAGTGAGATCGTCGACACCCCGGCCGAGCTCGACGCGGCCCTGGATCGCTTCGGCCCCAACTGGGTGGTCAAGGACGACGGGCTGGCCGCCGGCAAGGGCGTCGTCGTCACCACCGACCGCAGTGCCGCGCGCGATCACGCCGCCGAACTGCTCGAGACCGGCCATCCGGTGCTGCTCGAGTCGTTTCTCGACGGCCCCGAGGTGTCTCTGTTCTGTCTTGTCGACGGCGAGACCGTTGTCCCGTTGCTGCCCGCGCAGGATCACAAGCGCGTCGGCGACGGCGACACCGGCCCCAACACCGGGGGTATGGGCGCCTACACACCGCTGCCGTGGTTGCCCGCCGAGACCGTCACGGAGATCGTCGAGGATGTCGTCAAGCCCGTTGCGGCCGAGATGGTCAAGCGCGGCTGCGGCTTCACTGGCCTGCTGTACGCCGGCCTCGCGGTCGGTAAGAACGGCCCCGCCGTCGTCGAGTTCAACTGCCGCTTCGGCGACCCCGAGACGCAGGCCGTCCTGGCGCTGCTCGACAGCCCGCTCGGCGAGATCCTCAACGCCGCCGCGACCGGCACGCTCGAATCGGTGCCCCCGCTGCAGTGGCGGGATGGCGCCGCCGTCACCGTCGTGCTGGCCGCCGAGAACTACCCGGCCACCCCGCGCACCGGCGACGTCATCACCGGGTCCGAGGCCGACGGTGTCCTGCACGCAGGCACCTCCGCCCGTGAGGATGGCGCCGTCGTCTCCGCCGGTGGTCGTGTGCTGAGCGTCGTCGGCGTCGGCGCCGATCTGACCGAGGCCCGCGAGGACGCGTACGCGCGCCTCGCGGAGGTCAAACTGCCCGGCGGGCACTTCCGCACCGACATCGGCCTGGCTGCAGTCGAGGGACGCATCTCGATCTGAAGGTAGGCCTCCGGAACTCCGAGGAGCCTTCTGCCGCGAGGGAACTCGCACGCTCCACTCAGATCCGCGCAGCGCCTCCCGGGCTCGTTCCGGGGTTGGTCGGCTCGGGCCAGTAGTGATCGTTGGGTAGGGCGCGGGCGCCGAAGATGGCCTGTCCGACGCGGACCACGCTGGCCCCCTCCTCGATGGCCAGTTCGAAGTCGCCGGACATCCCCATCGACAGCTCATCCAGTCCGACACCGTCTGGGGCGCTCTGCCGAAGTTGGTCGCGCAGGGTGCGCAGCCTGGCGAAACACGCCCTGACGCGGTCGGTGTCGGTCGAGAAGATCGCGAGCGTCATCAGCCCGCGGACGCGCAGCGCCGAGTACGACGGCAGCTGACGCACAAACGCCTCGACCTCGCCGGGTGCCAGGCCGAACTTGCTGTCCTCGGCGGAGGTGTTCACCTGGACGAAGACGTCCAGGGAACGCCCGGCGGCCTGCAGTCTCCGGTCGAGCGTCTCGGCAACGCGGAGGCTGTCCAATGCCTGGAACTCGGTGGCGAATTCGGCCACCAGCTTCGCCTTGTTCGTCTGTAGGTGACCGATCACCGACCAGGAGACCGGCGTATCGGCCAGGGACCTCCACTTGCGGTGGGCCTCCTGCACCTTGTTCTCGCCCAGCTGCCCGCACCCGGCTTCGATGGCCAGCCGGATCCGCTCTTCGGGAACCGTCTTGCTCACCGGAAGCAGTCGCACGTCCTGACCGAAAGGCGAGCGCGCCCGCGCTTGCTCGATCCGGGCTCGTACGTGCGCAAGGTTGCGATCGAAGTCGGCCACGCTTGCCGCTGTCGGGTACATCAGCCCTCCCATCGGATTGTGTTCCGAGTCAAAAATGTTAATGTCATAGGACAAAACTAGCATCATGAGGCGGTATGCATGGGCATCGAGGGTGGTACGGCACAGGAGATCGCCGACAGCGTCCGGGGCCTTCTACAGGAGGGTGCCCTGACGGTTGGAGCGACCCTGCCTCCGGTGCGGCAATTGGCGGCCGAGTTGGGGGTCAACCGCAACACGGTCGCCGCGGCCTACCGGACCCTGGTCCTTGCGGGTGTTGCGGAGACCCGCGGGCGGGGTGGCACGGTGCTGCGCGACAACCGTGACGCGGGCGAGCAGGAAGGCTCCGCCGAGGGCACTCCGTTGACGGACCTGGCCAGTGGTAACCCCGACCCGGCACTCCTGCCGGACCTGACCACGGCCCTGGTGGGCCTCGATGTGACGGCGAAGCTGTACGGCGGAGCGACCATCGATCCGGGCCTGGCCGACGCCGCCGAGCGCACGTTCGCAGACCTAACGGCCGAGATCACCCGCGCCGGGTGGGTGCTGTCGGTGACCGGCGGTGCGGTCGATGCGCACGAGCGGATCCTCGCCGCCTACCTGTCGCCCGGCGACCAGGTCGCCGTCGAGGATCCCTGCTTCCTTTCCTCGATCAACGCGCTGAACCACGCGGGACTGCGCTCGGTGCCCGTCCCGGTGGATGCGGAGGGGATGCGCCCGGACCGGTTGCGGGCCGCCCTGTCCGGCGGCGCCCGCGCTGTCATCGTCACCTCCCGCGCCCACAACCCCACCGGCGTCAGCCTGACGGCCGCACGCGCCCAGGAGTTGCAGCAGGTGGTGTCGCAGTTCCCGCAGGTGCTGGTCATCGAGGACGATCACTACTCGCTACTTGCCGCCGAACCGTATCGACGCGTCGCTTCCGCTGGGACGCAGCACTGGGCACTGGTGCGGTCGGTGTCGAAATTCTTCGGTCCCGACCTGCGTGTGGGGCTACTCGCCTCCGACGAGGCGACCGCGGCACTGGTGAGTGCCCGCTTCGGGCCTGGCACCAACTGGGTCAGTCACCTGCTGCAGCGCCTCACCGCCGCCCTGTTGAACAGCACGACCGCCGAGACGGCGATCGTCGCCGCCGCGGACACCTATCGGCGCCGGGCCGGGATGCTCGTCACCGCGCTCGCCGCCGAGGACATCGCCGTGCGGGGGCCGCAGGAGGGCTTGAATGTGTGGATCGACCTGGATGTCGATGCGCAACAGGTCGGCGCGGCGCTCATGCGTCGCGGCTGGCTCGTCCGTGCCGGACGCAGCTTCTCCGCGGCGACCGACCCGGCCCGCAATGCCATCCGCGTCACCATCGCGACCATGACCGAGAGCATCGCCACCACGTTCGCGTCGGCACTGGCGGCCGCGCTCGACGACGTCGACCGCAGCGCCCGTCGCAGGCGCCCGCCGACCCGCACCGCCCTTCTCGACTGAGCCCATCACCACGAACCGATCAGGAAACCAGGCAGACTATGACCGACACCCTCCAGCCCGCCGTACACACCCCGATTCCGGGGCCGAAGAGCCAGGCCATCCATGCCCGCCGGACCGCGGTCGTCCCCGCGGGAATTCCGTGGAATCTGCCCGTCTACATCGATCGCGCTGTCGGTGCCTATCTGATCGATGTCGACGGGAACGCGTTCGTCGACATGGGATCCGGGATCGGCGTGACCAGCATCGGTCACGCGAACCAGGCCGTGATCGATGCCGTCACCGAGCAGATCGGCCGCTTCACCCACACCCTGTTCGGAATCCTGCCCTACGAGGGCTACGTCACTGTCGCCGAGCATCTGGCCCGCACCACCCCCGGCACCCATCCGAAGAAGACTCTGCTCGTGAACTCGGGTTCCGAGGCGGTCGAGAATGCGGTCAAGATCGCCCGCAAGCACACTGGGCGGACCGGCATCGCGGTCCTCGACCATGCATTCCACGGCCGCACGAACCTGACCATCACGATGAACCACAAGATGACGCCCTACGGGCTCGGGTTCGGCCCGTTCGCCTCCGACGTGCACCACGTCCCGAACTCCTACCCGTACCGCGACCGGCTCTCGGGCGTCGCCGCCGCGCACCGCGCCATCGACCACATCGAGCAGCGCATCGGCGCGTCCGCCCTGGCCGCACTGATCGTCGAACCCATTCAGGGCGAGGGCGGGTTCATCGTTCCCGCCGACGGTTATCTGCCCGCCCTCCAGGACTGGGCGAACGCGAACGGAGTCGTGTTCATCGCCGACGAGATTCAGTCCGGGATGGGGCGCACCGGCGCGTGGTTCGCCAGCGAGCACTTCGGTATCACCCCCGACATTGTGCTGACCGCGAAGGCCATCGCCGCGGGTCTGCCGTTGGCCGGTGTCACCGGGCGCGCCGAGATCATGGACAGCGTCCACGTCGGCGGGATCGGGGGAACGTTCGGTGGCAATCCCGTCGCAGTCGCCGCGGCGGCGGCCGTGTTCGACGAGATCGACCGTGCCGGACTGCTTGCCGAAGCAGATCGGATCGGGTCGAGACTGCGCACCGGCCTCGATGCTCTCCAGCGTCGGCATCCGACGGTGGGGGAGGTCCGCGGAATCGGAGCCATGCAGGCATTCGAGCTCACCGACCCGAACACTGGTCTGCCGCTGGCCGGGGCGGCCGGGACGATCAGCCGCTACGCGGCCGGCCGCGGCGTCATCCTCGTCACTGCAGGAAGCGACGGAAACGTTGTTCGCCTCTTGCCGAACTTCACCACCCCAGACGCGGAGATCGACTACACCCTCGAAGTGCTCGACGCGGCCCTGGCGGACATCGCCCAGGGGGGGAACGGCCGATGAAGACACGATCCGTGCATCCAGCGGGACGGTCATGGACCTAGCCCGGTTGCAGGCGCATGTGCGCGCCCGGTCGGAGCAGTACGCCGTCGAGAATGCGATCGTCAGGGACCCGGCCTGGTTTCTGTTGAAGCTGCAGGAGGAGGTCGGCGAGCTGGTGCAGGTCTATTTGATGCGCGCCGGGCAGGCCCGGGACAAAGGCCTGAGCTCCGAAGAGTTGGACGATCGGTTCCGTCTCGAGTTGTCCGATGTGCTGTGCCAGGTGCTTCTGATCGCCGACGAACACGGCGTCGATTGCGAGGCGGAGGTCGTGGCGCGCTACCGGTCGTGGGGATACGACTTCGGCCCCGACGATCCCGCCGTCGCGATGGTGACCTGAAGATGCTGACCTGAAGGAGATGCGACCCGATGGATCAGCGATGACCTGCTGCTCGACTGCAGAGTAGACACCGGATTTCGGTACCTCGACGCCGTTGCTAGCGTCGAAGGCGTGCGTACCGAATCTCAGCGATCGACCATCCCGGCCTTCCACGTCATGGACGTGTGGAAGGCCGCCACCGAGCGGCAGCGCACTCATGGCGACGTGTTGTCGCTCGCGGCGGGGCAACCGTCTACGCCGGCGCCGCAGCCGGTGTTGCGTGCTGCCCGGGAAGCGCTGGACAATCATCTCCTCGGATACACCGAGACGTTCGGGATCGAGTCGCTGCGTGAGGCCATCGCTGACTACCACAGCAGGCTCTCCGCGATCGCCGTCGATGCCGACGATGTCGTGGTTACCACCGGTTCGTCGGGCGCGTTCACGCTGCTGTTCCTGGCTGCGTTCGATGCCGGAGACACCGTCGTCGTCGCCCGGCCCGGCTACCCCGCCTACCGCAATACGCTGACGGCGTTGGGCTGCAACGTGATCGAGATCGACTGCGGTCCCGAGACCCGATTCCAGCCGACCGTCGCGATGCTCGAGGAGATGGACACCCCGCCGGCTGGGCTGATCGTCGCGAGCCCCGCCAACCCCACCGGCACCGTCATCGATCCCGCCGAACTGGCGGCATTGGCCCGTTGGTGCGAGGAGCACGACACGCTGCTGATCTCCGACGAGATCTATCACGGGATCGGATTCGGGGGTGGGCAGGTGACCGCGTCGGCGTGGGAGACCTCGCGTGAGGCCGTCGTCATCGGCTCGGTGTCGAAGTACTTCTCGATGACCGGCTGGCGTCTGGGCTGGATGCTCGTGCCCGAGAGCCTGCGCCGGCCGTTGCAGCGGCTCGCGTCGAATATGACGGTGTGTCCGCCGGCGATCTCGCAGTACGCGGCCGCCGCTGCGTTCACCGATGAGTCGCGTGCCGAGCTCGACGGTCACGTCCGGCGGTACGCGGTGAATCGGGAGCTGTTGCTGACCGGCCTGCCGAAGCTGGGGCTCACCGAGCTCGCGCC
Protein-coding sequences here:
- the purD gene encoding phosphoribosylamine--glycine ligase translates to MRVLVIGSGAREHALLLALARDPGVDTLMCAPGNAGIARIAETHPVDVASGDAVTELAKTLLADLVVIGPEVPLVLGVADAVRAAGIACFGPSADAARIEGSKAFAKDVMAAAGVRTAHSEIVDTPAELDAALDRFGPNWVVKDDGLAAGKGVVVTTDRSAARDHAAELLETGHPVLLESFLDGPEVSLFCLVDGETVVPLLPAQDHKRVGDGDTGPNTGGMGAYTPLPWLPAETVTEIVEDVVKPVAAEMVKRGCGFTGLLYAGLAVGKNGPAVVEFNCRFGDPETQAVLALLDSPLGEILNAAATGTLESVPPLQWRDGAAVTVVLAAENYPATPRTGDVITGSEADGVLHAGTSAREDGAVVSAGGRVLSVVGVGADLTEAREDAYARLAEVKLPGGHFRTDIGLAAVEGRISI
- a CDS encoding YggS family pyridoxal phosphate-dependent enzyme; translated protein: MGGLMYPTAASVADFDRNLAHVRARIEQARARSPFGQDVRLLPVSKTVPEERIRLAIEAGCGQLGENKVQEAHRKWRSLADTPVSWSVIGHLQTNKAKLVAEFATEFQALDSLRVAETLDRRLQAAGRSLDVFVQVNTSAEDSKFGLAPGEVEAFVRQLPSYSALRVRGLMTLAIFSTDTDRVRACFARLRTLRDQLRQSAPDGVGLDELSMGMSGDFELAIEEGASVVRVGQAIFGARALPNDHYWPEPTNPGTSPGGAARI
- a CDS encoding aminotransferase class I/II-fold pyridoxal phosphate-dependent enzyme, which codes for MGIEGGTAQEIADSVRGLLQEGALTVGATLPPVRQLAAELGVNRNTVAAAYRTLVLAGVAETRGRGGTVLRDNRDAGEQEGSAEGTPLTDLASGNPDPALLPDLTTALVGLDVTAKLYGGATIDPGLADAAERTFADLTAEITRAGWVLSVTGGAVDAHERILAAYLSPGDQVAVEDPCFLSSINALNHAGLRSVPVPVDAEGMRPDRLRAALSGGARAVIVTSRAHNPTGVSLTAARAQELQQVVSQFPQVLVIEDDHYSLLAAEPYRRVASAGTQHWALVRSVSKFFGPDLRVGLLASDEATAALVSARFGPGTNWVSHLLQRLTAALLNSTTAETAIVAAADTYRRRAGMLVTALAAEDIAVRGPQEGLNVWIDLDVDAQQVGAALMRRGWLVRAGRSFSAATDPARNAIRVTIATMTESIATTFASALAAALDDVDRSARRRRPPTRTALLD
- a CDS encoding aminotransferase class III-fold pyridoxal phosphate-dependent enzyme, translating into MTDTLQPAVHTPIPGPKSQAIHARRTAVVPAGIPWNLPVYIDRAVGAYLIDVDGNAFVDMGSGIGVTSIGHANQAVIDAVTEQIGRFTHTLFGILPYEGYVTVAEHLARTTPGTHPKKTLLVNSGSEAVENAVKIARKHTGRTGIAVLDHAFHGRTNLTITMNHKMTPYGLGFGPFASDVHHVPNSYPYRDRLSGVAAAHRAIDHIEQRIGASALAALIVEPIQGEGGFIVPADGYLPALQDWANANGVVFIADEIQSGMGRTGAWFASEHFGITPDIVLTAKAIAAGLPLAGVTGRAEIMDSVHVGGIGGTFGGNPVAVAAAAAVFDEIDRAGLLAEADRIGSRLRTGLDALQRRHPTVGEVRGIGAMQAFELTDPNTGLPLAGAAGTISRYAAGRGVILVTAGSDGNVVRLLPNFTTPDAEIDYTLEVLDAALADIAQGGNGR
- a CDS encoding pyrophosphatase gives rise to the protein MDLARLQAHVRARSEQYAVENAIVRDPAWFLLKLQEEVGELVQVYLMRAGQARDKGLSSEELDDRFRLELSDVLCQVLLIADEHGVDCEAEVVARYRSWGYDFGPDDPAVAMVT
- a CDS encoding pyridoxal phosphate-dependent aminotransferase, with translation MRTESQRSTIPAFHVMDVWKAATERQRTHGDVLSLAAGQPSTPAPQPVLRAAREALDNHLLGYTETFGIESLREAIADYHSRLSAIAVDADDVVVTTGSSGAFTLLFLAAFDAGDTVVVARPGYPAYRNTLTALGCNVIEIDCGPETRFQPTVAMLEEMDTPPAGLIVASPANPTGTVIDPAELAALARWCEEHDTLLISDEIYHGIGFGGGQVTASAWETSREAVVIGSVSKYFSMTGWRLGWMLVPESLRRPLQRLASNMTVCPPAISQYAAAAAFTDESRAELDGHVRRYAVNRELLLTGLPKLGLTELAPADGAFYVYADISHLTGDSTAWCARLLADTGLALAPGIDFDTVHGDHTVRLSFAGSTAEIRDALARLERWLPAPR